TCGCTCGATGAAGAAGGGCGCATGAGCGTCCACAACGATACTGCCGGGTGGTACCGCTATATCGATATGACGCCCCAGGCGGATGCGCTTTTCAAATTCATCGATCAGACCATTGAGACGGAGCTCGCCCGGGAATTGGCGTTTCTGGCCAACTACGATGAAACAAAGAAAGCTATCCAGGAGATCGTGGACATGCCCGACCGGAAGATTGATCTCTTTATTCGCTTCTGCCTGCAAAACAACGGCAGACTCTCGGCACGGAAACGAGCGAGTCACTTCGATTTCCTGTCGAATGAGGAAATCGCCCGTATGGAACAGGCGGTTCTGGCCGCCTACGGAAGCAGAACCTTGAACGATGATTGATGGCGACCCATGCGACTCCTGTTGATCAGCGACACCCATGGCAGGCTCGGAATCATCAATGAGTCGGCCTCTCATGTTCAGACCGACGCGGTCATTCACGCCGGAGATTTTGGATTTTATGATGAGGGAAGTTATGGGCGTTTCTGCCCACGAACTTCGGCTCCGCCTCA
This portion of the Deltaproteobacteria bacterium genome encodes:
- a CDS encoding metallophosphoesterase family protein translates to MRLLLISDTHGRLGIINESASHVQTDAVIHAGDFGFYDEGSYGRFCPRTSAPP